The Methanoplanus sp. FWC-SCC4 genome has a window encoding:
- the nth gene encoding endonuclease III — MHSKTACKIYSVLAKIYLNKDTKLNFLDFDNPYQILIMTILSAQTTDKTVNSIKGRLFEKYPGPEDLGHANQEDVEEIIKSTGFYHAKAKNIISSSKMICSDFNCEIPKTISELTKLPGVGRKTANIVLNHAFRINEGIAVDTHVKRVAFRTGMTENTDPKKIETDLTNLFPKSTWEKINFLLISHGRAVCDAKKPACDKCEIKDLCRYYMEKST, encoded by the coding sequence ATGCATTCAAAAACTGCATGCAAAATTTATTCTGTTCTCGCCAAAATTTATCTAAATAAAGATACTAAACTGAATTTTCTTGATTTTGACAATCCATACCAGATTCTTATTATGACAATTCTGTCTGCACAAACAACGGACAAAACCGTGAACTCAATAAAAGGCAGACTTTTTGAAAAATATCCGGGGCCCGAAGATCTTGGCCATGCAAATCAGGAAGATGTTGAAGAGATTATCAAAAGCACCGGTTTTTACCACGCAAAGGCAAAAAATATCATCTCTTCCTCAAAGATGATTTGCAGTGACTTCAACTGCGAAATACCAAAAACAATATCTGAACTTACAAAGCTTCCGGGAGTCGGAAGAAAAACGGCCAATATTGTCCTGAATCATGCATTCCGAATCAATGAAGGCATCGCAGTAGACACGCATGTAAAAAGGGTCGCTTTTAGAACAGGTATGACAGAAAATACTGATCCTAAAAAAATAGAAACTGATCTGACAAACCTGTTCCCAAAATCAACCTGGGAAAAAATAAATTTTCTCCTCATTTCACATGGAAGAGCAGTCTGCGATGCAAAAAAACCGGCATGTGATAAATGCGAAATAAAGGATTTATGCAGATATTATATGGAAAAAAGTACCTGA
- a CDS encoding DUF3089 domain-containing protein, with the protein MSLILTCGCINSADSSSNENDAYVPATEDSINYKDPYNWLSLPETEKAVDVFYVYPTVSSNESGAMDITDPVDRSLAQGILKAQASVFESNANVFAPYYRQMSTSVDMSGAKLATDTEEFKKGAVDVESAFEYYIDNLNEGRPFIIAGHSQGTMTLIELIRNRFGDDEELRNRLVAAYLIGYTVTDEDLEKAGLSAAEGANDTGVVITYNTQSVTSAGGPMLMEGANCINPLNWKTDSTYASPSLNLGARFYNDSTGELLREVKNYSGSQINMETGALTTTIPEGENLDIGPYSEGVYHRYDYAFWYRNLEQNIGERINAYLSKN; encoded by the coding sequence TTGTCTTTAATTCTTACGTGTGGATGTATAAACAGTGCAGATTCATCATCAAATGAAAATGATGCATATGTGCCTGCTACTGAGGACAGCATAAATTACAAAGACCCATACAACTGGCTTTCATTGCCTGAAACAGAAAAGGCTGTGGATGTATTTTATGTGTACCCGACAGTCAGCAGCAATGAATCAGGGGCAATGGATATTACGGATCCGGTTGACAGATCACTGGCACAGGGAATTTTAAAAGCTCAGGCAAGTGTTTTTGAATCCAATGCCAATGTATTTGCACCTTATTACAGGCAGATGTCAACATCTGTTGATATGTCAGGAGCAAAGCTGGCAACAGATACTGAAGAATTTAAAAAAGGTGCAGTTGACGTTGAGTCTGCTTTTGAATATTATATCGACAATCTCAATGAAGGCCGTCCCTTTATTATTGCAGGTCACAGTCAGGGAACAATGACCCTGATAGAGCTTATCAGGAACCGCTTCGGGGATGATGAAGAACTTAGAAACCGCCTTGTGGCAGCTTATCTCATTGGTTACACAGTAACTGATGAAGATCTGGAAAAAGCAGGTCTTAGTGCAGCAGAGGGTGCCAATGATACCGGAGTTGTGATCACATATAATACACAGTCCGTAACATCAGCCGGGGGTCCGATGCTCATGGAGGGTGCAAACTGTATAAATCCTCTTAACTGGAAAACAGATTCAACATATGCATCACCTTCTCTGAATCTCGGTGCAAGGTTTTACAACGATTCAACAGGTGAACTTCTGCGTGAGGTGAAAAATTACAGTGGTTCACAGATTAATATGGAAACAGGTGCACTGACAACAACGATACCTGAAGGGGAAAATCTTGATATCGGTCCATATTCAGAAGGTGTTTATCACCGCTATGACTATGCATTCTGGTACAGAAACCTTGAGCAGAATATCGGCGAGAGAATTAATGCATATTTAAGCAAAAATTAG
- a CDS encoding PGF-pre-PGF domain-containing protein produces MVKIHIRMPVGHFFREKLATFVILTIFLGFCVIPGSASLFNIPLVNDIPSVLDLDINNKNTIQGGVALGNEIKDENILQNISISMHSFSYNKKTGMWNAYNPKEDIKVSTGVPGIFTIKTKCGSFQMFLSGLGRVFCLKEPGDGKFEADENCLNVVYKGFTEWYKNSDGRIEHGMTIFESPPGDGNLVAEFVVSGDFELSSAGGNIYFSDDYGRVFEYGRISTLDSSGKILDSAIILSNGRIYWEIDDRNAVYPVNIDPILTQVKTLTPINKGNADQFGWSVSISGDTAVFGAPNANPGTMPADCGQAYVFYKNHGGTDNWGEIKNLTASDREASDHFGWSVSISGDTAVVGAYSADVGGQAYIFSRNNGGPDNWGQVAILNGSDTTDGDQFGYSVSVSGDIAVIGAKDADPGTLPDNCGQAYVFSKDNGGPENWGQIAILNASDKAGADYFGCSVSLYNDTAVVGAYNAGVGGQAYIFLRDSGGLGNWGQVRILNGSDTAPVDRFGNSVSVSRNIAVIGAYEADPGALPDNCGQAYVFSKDNGGPENWGQIAILNASDKADSDFFGNSVSVSGNIAVVGAWGASGGVNCGQTYVFSGDSGGAGSWGQDQILIAPDGSNWEYYGCSVAFSDDTAVVGAYEANSGVLGMWGGKAYVVINVPAPTFTSIVPSSALTDNASAGVTITGSNYLGKPVIKLEKAGQANINAKEVVVSAGNTTITCSFDLTGAAAGAWDINITNPDSKSVTAADAFTVTAAPTEAPSGGRTSSGGGLNTDTGVCSAKNLNAGDTASFGFKDKGAVYGLLVKVSEDTPNMMVTVKKQGYTPSSVETPDTNVYEYEEVKTYHADKSAVTRGIFEFKVAQSWLFTKGYTKGDIVMLHYKDGEWVSLPTVFIRDDAGYYHYTAETPSFSWFAIGIGEGETILADEIHKITPKETVIPAVETTVPVQTTAPKSPESEHADSNTGSIAAYLLVIAVVLIMLAAAVIWQRKQKKKYPDWWNKKF; encoded by the coding sequence ATGGTGAAAATTCATATAAGAATGCCTGTCGGTCATTTTTTTAGGGAAAAATTAGCAACTTTTGTGATTTTAACTATATTTCTTGGTTTTTGTGTAATTCCGGGATCTGCATCACTGTTTAATATCCCTTTAGTAAACGATATTCCCTCAGTTCTTGATTTGGATATAAACAATAAAAATACAATACAGGGCGGAGTGGCCTTAGGAAATGAAATAAAGGATGAAAACATCCTCCAAAACATTTCAATATCCATGCACTCCTTTTCATACAATAAAAAAACAGGTATGTGGAATGCATACAACCCAAAGGAGGATATAAAAGTCTCCACAGGTGTTCCGGGCATATTTACCATTAAAACAAAATGCGGATCGTTCCAGATGTTTTTATCAGGCTTGGGGCGCGTATTTTGTCTAAAGGAACCCGGAGATGGCAAATTTGAGGCAGATGAAAACTGCCTCAATGTTGTTTACAAAGGCTTTACCGAGTGGTACAAAAACAGTGATGGGAGAATAGAGCATGGGATGACTATTTTTGAATCACCTCCCGGTGACGGAAATCTGGTTGCAGAATTTGTGGTATCAGGGGATTTTGAGCTGTCGTCTGCAGGTGGCAACATATACTTCTCAGATGATTACGGGCGTGTCTTTGAGTATGGCAGGATTTCTACATTGGATTCCTCCGGAAAGATTCTTGATTCAGCAATTATCCTCTCAAATGGCAGAATATACTGGGAGATTGATGACAGAAATGCTGTATATCCAGTAAATATTGATCCCATACTGACGCAGGTGAAGACTCTCACACCCATCAACAAAGGCAATGCTGACCAGTTTGGCTGGTCTGTTTCTATTTCAGGTGACACTGCAGTTTTCGGGGCACCGAATGCCAATCCAGGGACTATGCCCGCCGATTGCGGCCAGGCTTATGTTTTTTATAAAAATCACGGCGGCACTGACAACTGGGGAGAAATCAAGAATCTCACAGCATCCGACAGGGAGGCGAGTGACCATTTTGGCTGGTCTGTTTCTATTTCAGGCGATACTGCGGTTGTCGGTGCTTATAGTGCAGACGTTGGCGGCCAGGCATATATCTTTTCACGAAACAACGGAGGTCCTGACAACTGGGGACAGGTTGCAATCCTGAACGGCTCTGACACTACGGATGGTGACCAATTTGGCTATTCTGTTTCTGTTTCAGGAGATATTGCAGTTATCGGTGCCAAAGATGCCGATCCAGGGACTTTACCTGATAACTGTGGCCAGGCTTATGTCTTTTCAAAAGACAACGGGGGTCCAGAAAACTGGGGGCAGATTGCGATCCTTAATGCTTCTGACAAGGCAGGTGCTGATTATTTTGGATGTTCTGTTTCTCTATATAATGATACAGCAGTAGTCGGTGCTTATAATGCAGGCGTTGGCGGCCAGGCATATATCTTTTTACGGGACAGCGGTGGTCTCGGCAACTGGGGACAGGTCAGGATACTGAATGGCTCTGACACTGCCCCTGTTGACCGGTTTGGTAATTCTGTTTCTGTTTCAAGAAATATTGCAGTTATCGGTGCCTATGAAGCGGATCCAGGAGCTTTACCTGATAATTGTGGCCAGGCTTATGTCTTTTCAAAAGACAACGGGGGTCCAGAAAACTGGGGGCAGATTGCGATCCTTAATGCTTCAGACAAGGCAGATAGTGACTTCTTCGGCAATTCCGTTTCTGTTTCAGGCAACATTGCAGTAGTTGGAGCTTGGGGTGCAAGTGGAGGCGTCAATTGCGGTCAGACCTATGTCTTTTCCGGGGACAGCGGAGGCGCAGGCAGCTGGGGGCAGGATCAGATACTGATTGCTCCCGATGGTTCAAATTGGGAGTACTATGGCTGTTCTGTTGCTTTCAGTGATGATACTGCAGTTGTCGGTGCTTATGAAGCAAATTCAGGAGTATTGGGTATGTGGGGTGGAAAGGCCTATGTTGTCATAAACGTTCCTGCACCTACATTCACATCTATCGTGCCTTCATCTGCACTGACAGATAATGCATCTGCCGGTGTTACGATAACAGGATCAAATTATTTGGGAAAGCCCGTTATAAAGCTGGAAAAAGCCGGACAGGCAAATATTAACGCAAAAGAGGTTGTAGTTTCTGCAGGAAATACAACAATCACCTGTTCGTTTGATCTTACGGGCGCCGCAGCAGGTGCATGGGATATAAATATCACAAATCCCGACTCGAAGTCTGTTACAGCCGCAGATGCATTCACAGTGACTGCCGCACCGACAGAAGCCCCATCAGGAGGACGCACAAGTTCAGGCGGCGGCTTAAACACTGATACTGGTGTTTGTTCAGCAAAGAACCTGAATGCAGGCGATACCGCCTCATTTGGTTTTAAAGACAAGGGTGCTGTATATGGTCTCTTAGTGAAAGTCAGTGAGGACACACCGAATATGATGGTGACTGTTAAAAAGCAGGGCTATACACCCTCATCAGTTGAAACACCTGATACTAATGTATATGAGTATGAAGAAGTGAAGACATACCACGCTGATAAATCTGCAGTGACACGCGGAATTTTTGAATTCAAAGTTGCACAAAGCTGGCTTTTCACAAAGGGCTATACTAAGGGCGATATCGTCATGCTCCACTACAAAGACGGTGAATGGGTGAGCCTTCCAACGGTGTTTATCCGCGATGATGCCGGTTACTATCACTACACCGCCGAAACACCTTCGTTTTCCTGGTTTGCAATAGGAATAGGTGAAGGAGAAACAATCCTTGCCGATGAGATACACAAAATAACACCGAAGGAAACAGTCATACCTGCCGTTGAAACAACAGTACCTGTTCAGACAACGGCACCCAAATCACCTGAATCTGAACATGCTGATTCAAATACAGGAAGTATAGCGGCGTATCTGTTAGTTATTGCAGTAGTCTTAATTATGCTTGCAGCAGCTGTAATATGGCAGAGAAAACAGAAAAAAAAGTATCCTGACTGGTGGAATAAAAAATTCTAA
- a CDS encoding inorganic phosphate transporter — translation MDIIVIVVGIILALMFNFVNGLNDAANSIATIVATKALSPLKAVGLAAFFNMIGPLLFSTAIAKTIGKGIVESSFLTTHLILAAMVGAVLWVFAASYFGIPVSSSHALVGGLLGAGVAMGGIGAIMWPGLTTIALLIAYTIVGGLLFAVFCSLFCYLMKEDWRKNFLLTFFAGISLTIPLLIISGVLEIKGILAVVIFIVVSPVLGMISAYILGLIIMRIFRRSNPTKLNRRFRPFQILAGSFQAIGHGANDAQNAMGMITAMLVAGGLISDFDVPLWVIISSCLAISLGTLLGGWRVIDKMANKITKIRPYQGIAAGIAGSGVLTLMTSFGVPVSTTHAISGSIMGAGTTRGYTSAVKWSNVREIVAAWFLTIPCAAIVSGLVYLVYSVIFL, via the coding sequence ATGGATATAATCGTAATAGTGGTCGGAATTATTCTTGCCCTCATGTTTAATTTCGTAAACGGACTCAACGATGCGGCTAACTCAATTGCAACCATCGTTGCGACAAAAGCATTGTCGCCGTTAAAGGCAGTTGGCCTTGCCGCATTCTTTAATATGATTGGGCCGCTTTTGTTTTCGACTGCAATTGCAAAAACAATTGGAAAAGGAATTGTTGAATCCTCTTTTCTAACAACTCACCTTATTCTTGCTGCAATGGTCGGTGCTGTTCTGTGGGTATTTGCTGCATCATATTTCGGAATACCTGTTTCAAGCAGTCATGCACTGGTAGGAGGCCTTTTGGGAGCCGGAGTTGCCATGGGCGGCATCGGTGCGATAATGTGGCCTGGCCTTACTACTATTGCATTGCTAATTGCATACACTATTGTGGGCGGATTACTTTTTGCAGTATTTTGTTCACTATTCTGTTATCTTATGAAAGAGGACTGGAGAAAAAATTTCCTTTTAACTTTTTTCGCCGGAATATCGCTTACCATACCGCTTTTAATAATCTCCGGTGTTCTTGAGATAAAAGGTATTCTTGCGGTTGTAATTTTCATTGTCGTATCCCCTGTTCTTGGAATGATATCTGCATATATTCTGGGACTCATTATAATGCGCATATTCAGAAGATCAAACCCGACAAAGTTAAACAGAAGATTCCGTCCTTTTCAGATACTGGCAGGTTCTTTTCAGGCAATTGGTCATGGTGCAAATGATGCTCAGAATGCAATGGGTATGATTACGGCAATGCTTGTTGCCGGAGGTCTTATTTCTGATTTTGATGTTCCTTTGTGGGTAATTATTTCTTCATGTCTTGCAATATCGCTTGGAACCCTTCTTGGAGGGTGGAGGGTGATTGATAAGATGGCAAACAAGATTACAAAGATCAGACCTTACCAGGGAATAGCGGCAGGTATTGCAGGCAGCGGAGTTCTGACTCTTATGACTTCGTTTGGTGTTCCTGTATCAACAACTCATGCAATAAGCGGCTCAATAATGGGTGCAGGGACAACAAGGGGGTATACTTCCGCTGTAAAATGGAGTAATGTCCGTGAGATTGTTGCCGCATGGTTTTTGACAATCCCCTGTGCTGCAATTGTATCCGGTCTTGTATATCTGGTTTATTCTGTAATTTTTCTCTAA
- a CDS encoding DUF47 domain-containing protein, producing the protein MGLKDWLVPQDKLFFDLFEEQAETVNKAANHLYYMVQNFDDVKNKCHKMKTYEHKGDDITHSIYQLLNRSFITPIEPEEISRLASGLDDIIDHIDDTARQMYFYDLDETDEYMIELTRLILAQSEELQKAIYGIRDLKHPKVIEEHCIEINRLENLADDVLGHAIQELFTTDDALRIIKRKDIYETLEIATDKCEEVANVLGDIAIRHS; encoded by the coding sequence TTGGGTTTGAAAGACTGGCTTGTCCCACAGGATAAATTATTTTTTGATTTGTTTGAGGAACAGGCTGAAACGGTGAATAAAGCGGCTAACCACTTGTATTATATGGTTCAGAATTTTGATGACGTCAAAAACAAATGCCACAAAATGAAAACCTACGAACACAAGGGAGATGACATCACACACTCGATATACCAGTTATTAAATCGCAGTTTCATAACTCCAATTGAGCCGGAAGAGATTTCGCGTCTTGCATCAGGTCTTGATGATATCATTGACCACATTGACGACACTGCCCGCCAGATGTATTTCTACGATCTGGATGAAACAGATGAATACATGATTGAGCTTACGAGGCTTATTCTGGCACAGTCGGAAGAACTTCAAAAGGCAATTTATGGAATACGGGATCTAAAGCACCCGAAGGTTATTGAGGAGCATTGCATAGAGATAAACAGGCTTGAAAATCTTGCTGACGACGTATTGGGGCATGCAATACAGGAGCTTTTCACGACTGATGATGCATTGAGAATTATAAAGCGTAAGGATATTTATGAAACACTGGAGATTGCAACTGACAAATGTGAGGAAGTTGCAAACGTCCTTGGAGATATTGCAATAAGGCATTCCTGA
- a CDS encoding glutamine synthetase family protein yields MNPNDLVQFLNKSPSEFTKDDIIAFCEAKGIEMVNFRYEGGDGKLKMLNFIISSKEYLDTILTDGERVDGSSLFSFVGAESSDLYVIPRYRTAFVNPFTEIPTLEILCSYYDNEGKPLETSAEHILRKANAEFTKQTGATFKCLAELEYYVIGDVDETFPAVDQKGYHSAEPFVKYEEIRTEAMKLIAKAGGKIKYGHSEVGCFTKGERYNEQHEIEFLPMPAEEAVESLIIAKWMVRMLGYRYGVEISFAPKITVGKAGSGLHFHMLAEKDGKNLLVENGALSDMAKKMIAGVLDIGDAITAFGNTVPTSYLRLVPHQEAPTNVCWGDRNRSVVIRVPLGWNGLTSMTLDANPGDDTISLVRPSKQTFEYRVGDGSADPYLLVASLIIGALHGINMKDGLKMAEDLYVSVNIFAPENADRLAQLKQLPVSCWESADVLAEKRAVFEENGIFPAAMIDARIKMLKAYEDEGLSEKLYGNDKAIAELVAEYIHVA; encoded by the coding sequence ATGAATCCGAACGATCTCGTTCAGTTTCTGAATAAATCTCCTTCAGAATTCACAAAAGACGATATTATTGCTTTCTGTGAAGCAAAAGGTATTGAGATGGTCAACTTCCGCTACGAAGGTGGTGACGGAAAGCTCAAGATGCTTAACTTTATCATTTCATCAAAGGAGTACCTTGACACAATTCTCACAGACGGAGAGAGAGTTGACGGAAGCAGTCTCTTCTCATTCGTTGGAGCAGAAAGCAGTGATCTTTATGTAATTCCCCGTTACAGAACCGCTTTTGTTAACCCTTTTACAGAAATCCCCACACTTGAGATTCTTTGTTCTTACTATGATAATGAAGGCAAGCCACTGGAAACCTCCGCAGAGCACATTCTTAGAAAGGCAAATGCTGAATTCACAAAGCAGACCGGTGCAACCTTCAAGTGCCTTGCAGAACTCGAATACTATGTAATCGGTGATGTTGATGAAACATTCCCGGCTGTTGACCAGAAGGGTTACCACTCTGCTGAGCCGTTTGTGAAATACGAAGAAATCCGTACCGAAGCAATGAAGCTCATTGCAAAGGCAGGCGGAAAGATTAAATACGGTCACTCTGAAGTAGGATGCTTTACCAAGGGTGAGAGATATAACGAACAGCACGAGATTGAATTCCTCCCAATGCCTGCTGAGGAAGCTGTTGAGTCACTTATCATTGCAAAGTGGATGGTCAGAATGCTTGGGTACAGATATGGTGTTGAAATCAGCTTTGCTCCGAAGATCACGGTCGGAAAGGCAGGATCAGGTCTTCACTTCCACATGCTTGCAGAAAAGGACGGTAAAAACCTCCTCGTTGAAAACGGTGCACTTAGTGATATGGCAAAGAAGATGATTGCAGGCGTTCTTGACATCGGTGACGCAATCACAGCATTTGGAAACACAGTTCCTACATCATACCTCCGTTTGGTTCCACACCAGGAAGCACCAACAAACGTCTGCTGGGGAGACCGCAACCGTTCAGTTGTTATTCGTGTCCCGCTTGGATGGAACGGCTTAACCAGTATGACACTGGATGCAAACCCCGGTGATGATACAATTTCATTAGTCAGACCATCAAAGCAGACCTTTGAATACCGTGTAGGGGACGGTTCAGCTGATCCTTATCTCCTTGTAGCAAGTTTAATCATCGGAGCTCTCCACGGAATCAACATGAAAGACGGTCTCAAGATGGCAGAGGATCTCTACGTCAGCGTAAACATCTTCGCACCGGAGAACGCGGATCGCCTTGCACAGCTCAAACAGCTCCCTGTTTCATGCTGGGAATCAGCTGATGTTCTTGCTGAAAAGCGTGCAGTTTTCGAGGAAAATGGTATTTTCCCTGCAGCAATGATTGACGCAAGGATCAAGATGCTTAAGGCATATGAAGATGAAGGTCTCTCCGAGAAACTCTACGGAAACGACAAAGCTATTGCAGAACTTGTTGCTGAATACATCCACGTTGCATAA
- a CDS encoding pentapeptide repeat-containing protein, producing MAEILHQQKSFKKADYSEKEWFDTEFESCKFTDCNFSNTNLSNNDFQDCHFNNCNMSTVKFNNTGLKNVNFINCKMVGIDFGCCNDFLFAANFEKCNLEYSVFYKNKLTKTKFDDCIIRNVNFTDSDLRNASFKNCDLLNTIFDKNNLSKADFRTSYNYSLDPENNLINKAKFSYPGITGLLDKYDIIIE from the coding sequence ATGGCAGAAATATTACATCAGCAAAAAAGTTTTAAAAAAGCTGATTATTCAGAGAAAGAATGGTTTGACACAGAGTTTGAGTCATGTAAATTTACAGACTGCAATTTTTCCAACACCAATCTGTCAAACAATGATTTTCAGGATTGTCATTTTAATAACTGTAATATGAGCACTGTGAAATTCAACAATACAGGGCTTAAAAATGTGAATTTCATAAACTGCAAAATGGTAGGTATTGACTTTGGCTGTTGCAATGATTTTCTTTTTGCGGCGAATTTTGAAAAATGCAACCTAGAATACTCCGTATTTTACAAAAACAAATTAACGAAGACAAAATTTGATGACTGTATTATAAGGAATGTAAATTTTACAGATTCTGATCTCAGGAATGCATCATTTAAAAACTGTGATTTATTAAATACCATTTTTGACAAAAACAATTTATCAAAAGCTGATTTCAGAACATCATATAATTACTCTCTTGATCCTGAAAATAATCTGATTAATAAAGCAAAATTCTCATATCCCGGCATAACAGGTTTGCTGGACAAATATGATATCATAATAGAATAA